A genome region from Labilibaculum antarcticum includes the following:
- a CDS encoding tetratricopeptide repeat protein encodes MKVGCKFWIAILFACMATTPVITEGAVLVPKKDKIQKEVKLTEAQKLEFDFAFTEATKAILLQELDKGLSLYATCLKIDPTSAVVRYELANIYMSQDDFSSALELSRGAVALQPLNIWYQIQLANIYQKKGMMDQACAVYDDLIELHPERKDFYYLQAAIFASVEKFDKAIEVYDRLEKKEGIQEGVSLEKQRLYLAAGNKKMAYAEIQKLIKKHPYRADFYGILADLYLADKEEGKAFDQYEKILKIDPDNGLVHFYLADFYRRKGEIEKSNVSLAKAFGNSEIEADQKIQFLISILMNGDQESMSDEYLKGLLDKLVEIHPGQVRVHALYADFLRKRKDNEGARYHLRKVLEEEKTNYVVWEELLLIDNELLDFESMLKESSEALKYFPDQPLLYIFKGVAAAQKEDYKTAIQTLEEGFSYIGDNVKLRVQFQTYLGDSYYQMGEAKKAFKSYDEVLSFEPQNVIVLNNYSYYLSVRGEELEKAKKMSSLCVDLEAENSTYLDTHGWVLYRLGEFKEAKTILEKALEFGGGESAVIVEHYGDILFRLGDSDKALEEWKKAIEIGEGSEYLAEKVKTGIIPDEIEQNEQ; translated from the coding sequence ATGAAGGTGGGATGTAAATTTTGGATAGCAATTCTTTTTGCTTGTATGGCAACAACTCCTGTGATAACAGAAGGAGCTGTTTTAGTGCCTAAAAAAGATAAAATACAGAAAGAAGTAAAGTTGACAGAAGCACAAAAATTAGAGTTTGATTTTGCTTTTACCGAGGCGACAAAGGCTATTTTGCTTCAAGAGTTGGATAAAGGACTTTCTTTGTATGCAACATGTCTTAAAATTGATCCAACCAGTGCTGTGGTTCGATACGAATTGGCAAATATCTATATGAGTCAGGACGATTTTAGCAGTGCATTGGAACTTTCAAGAGGAGCCGTTGCATTGCAACCATTAAATATTTGGTATCAGATTCAACTGGCAAATATTTATCAGAAAAAGGGCATGATGGATCAGGCTTGTGCTGTGTATGATGATTTAATAGAATTGCATCCGGAACGGAAGGACTTTTACTATTTGCAGGCGGCTATTTTTGCTTCAGTTGAAAAATTCGACAAAGCGATTGAGGTATATGATCGTTTGGAGAAAAAAGAAGGGATTCAAGAAGGAGTTTCTTTGGAAAAGCAACGCCTGTATCTGGCTGCTGGAAATAAAAAAATGGCTTATGCTGAGATTCAAAAACTGATAAAAAAACATCCATATCGTGCTGATTTTTATGGGATACTTGCAGATTTATACCTGGCCGATAAAGAAGAAGGTAAAGCATTTGACCAGTATGAAAAAATATTGAAAATTGATCCGGATAATGGGTTGGTTCACTTTTATTTGGCTGATTTCTACCGACGTAAAGGGGAAATAGAAAAGAGTAATGTTTCTCTTGCCAAAGCATTCGGAAATTCTGAAATAGAGGCTGATCAAAAAATCCAATTTCTCATTTCGATTCTTATGAATGGAGATCAGGAGAGTATGTCTGATGAATATTTAAAAGGATTACTGGATAAATTAGTTGAAATTCACCCAGGTCAGGTTAGAGTGCATGCTCTTTATGCTGATTTTCTTAGAAAGAGAAAAGACAATGAAGGTGCACGATATCACTTAAGGAAAGTTCTGGAAGAAGAAAAGACCAATTATGTGGTTTGGGAAGAATTACTTTTGATTGACAATGAATTGCTGGATTTTGAAAGCATGTTGAAAGAAAGTTCGGAAGCATTAAAATATTTTCCAGATCAGCCACTTCTTTATATTTTTAAAGGTGTTGCGGCAGCTCAAAAAGAAGATTATAAAACAGCAATTCAAACATTGGAAGAGGGTTTTTCCTATATTGGTGATAATGTAAAGTTACGAGTTCAGTTTCAAACTTATCTTGGAGATTCCTACTATCAAATGGGTGAGGCCAAAAAAGCATTCAAATCATATGATGAGGTATTGTCGTTTGAGCCACAAAATGTGATTGTATTGAATAACTACAGTTACTATTTATCAGTGAGAGGTGAAGAGCTTGAAAAAGCTAAAAAAATGAGCTCACTTTGTGTTGATCTGGAGGCCGAAAATTCAACATATCTTGATACTCATGGATGGGTATTGTATCGATTGGGAGAGTTTAAAGAAGCCAAGACAATATTGGAGAAAGCACTGGAGTTTGGTGGCGGAGAATCTGCTGTAATTGTTGAGCACTACGGAGATATTCTTTTTCGATTGGGTGATTCTGACAAGGCTCTTGAAGAGTGGAAAAAAGCAATTGAAATAGGAGAAGGCTCGGAGTATTTGGCTGAAAAAGTTAAAACAGGCATTATTCCTGATGAGATAGAACAAAATGAGCAATAG
- a CDS encoding DUF4292 domain-containing protein, producing MSNRIYLKTTLRVLVIIIALFQFSCKSFYKLGVEKAKTMSDNKLYSGLIDSSLNYQTLYVKRFAANFSVDGISKSFKGSIKIEKDSIIWIDISATVGIPVARILITPDSVKMIDRLKKTYLIDGFDFFSEKLNLDLDFDSFQSILTNSIFKLDNEEKEKAFIRSFNGKIIGNKYVFISEKARKIDRKLKKDKLDKLDKYNYQRIDIEPLLMRITDIFVKEFDTSREISIKYRDFTVFQNRKFPQRLNFEVKDPKHLLSCNIKFNKITFDEKLRFSFTIPDKYDRIYP from the coding sequence ATGAGCAATAGAATATATTTAAAAACTACTTTGAGGGTTCTGGTAATCATTATTGCCCTTTTTCAGTTTTCTTGTAAATCTTTTTATAAGTTAGGGGTTGAGAAGGCAAAGACAATGTCGGATAATAAACTTTATAGTGGATTAATAGATAGTAGCCTAAATTATCAAACTTTATACGTAAAGCGATTTGCTGCTAATTTTTCTGTAGATGGAATCTCAAAAAGTTTTAAAGGTTCCATTAAAATAGAAAAAGACAGTATCATTTGGATTGATATTTCGGCCACAGTTGGCATACCAGTAGCTCGCATACTGATTACCCCCGATTCGGTAAAAATGATTGATCGTCTTAAAAAGACCTATCTTATTGATGGTTTTGATTTCTTTTCGGAAAAGCTAAATTTGGATTTGGATTTTGATTCATTTCAGAGTATTCTTACCAATTCAATTTTTAAGCTTGATAATGAGGAGAAAGAGAAGGCTTTTATTAGATCTTTCAATGGGAAAATAATTGGGAATAAGTATGTTTTCATATCAGAAAAAGCGAGGAAAATTGATCGGAAATTAAAAAAGGATAAGCTGGATAAGCTAGATAAGTATAATTATCAAAGAATTGATATCGAGCCCTTACTAATGAGAATTACTGATATCTTTGTGAAAGAGTTCGATACTTCCAGAGAAATATCAATTAAGTATCGTGACTTTACCGTTTTTCAGAACAGGAAGTTTCCTCAACGATTGAATTTTGAAGTTAAGGATCCAAAACATTTATTATCTTGTAACATTAAATTTAATAAGATAACATTTGATGAAAAGCTGAGGTTTTCGTTTACAATTCCTGATAAATACGATCGAATTTATCCATAA
- a CDS encoding murein hydrolase activator EnvC family protein, producing MGISKITKGKIFYLVIGLLFLFSVDALSQNNISTLKKRKEQNAKDIAYTNTLLTNTLKNKNVSLGQLNLLNQRIKARQALIQSIENEISYMGSQISKTNADVKGLEEDLKKLKQQYAKVVQYAYKQRNSHEKLMFLLSSKDFNQAYKRYKYLQQFSEYTRKQGKMIAVKKDTLDATLLHLKAAKNEKVILLSEKTKENTSLAQEKSQQSEIVSKLKQRERQLRDDLNKQQRYTRKLENEIQKIIENQAKLASKKNNGGGKYGLTPEEKILSDSFDKNKGKLPWPTKTGFISEKFGQHKHAVLKHVNVRNDGVNITTDTKAECRSIFKGEVTHILSMPGLNNVIIIRHGEFFSVYSNLSTVAVKKGDTVTSKEKIGVVYTDQAQSQTVLKFQLWKGSTKLDPSLWLYRN from the coding sequence ATGGGAATAAGCAAAATTACAAAGGGTAAAATATTTTATTTAGTGATTGGTCTTCTGTTTTTATTTTCAGTAGATGCCCTGTCTCAGAATAATATTTCTACACTCAAGAAAAGGAAAGAGCAGAATGCTAAAGATATTGCTTATACCAATACTCTTCTAACTAATACGTTAAAGAACAAAAATGTTAGTCTTGGGCAATTAAATCTTCTGAATCAAAGGATAAAGGCCCGTCAGGCTTTGATCCAATCCATAGAAAATGAAATTTCATATATGGGATCCCAAATCAGCAAAACTAATGCTGATGTAAAGGGCTTAGAGGAAGATTTGAAGAAACTAAAGCAACAATATGCGAAGGTAGTTCAGTATGCATACAAGCAAAGAAATTCACACGAAAAATTGATGTTTTTGCTGTCCTCAAAGGATTTCAATCAAGCATATAAACGCTACAAATACTTACAGCAATTCTCTGAATATACTAGGAAACAAGGGAAGATGATTGCTGTTAAAAAAGATACTCTGGATGCAACTTTATTGCATTTAAAAGCTGCCAAGAATGAAAAAGTTATTTTATTGTCAGAAAAAACAAAGGAGAATACGAGTTTAGCGCAAGAGAAGTCTCAGCAATCTGAGATTGTTTCAAAATTGAAACAGCGAGAGAGACAACTTCGAGATGACTTGAATAAACAACAGCGTTATACTAGGAAACTCGAAAATGAAATTCAGAAAATCATTGAAAATCAGGCAAAGTTAGCGTCGAAAAAGAATAATGGTGGAGGAAAATACGGTTTAACACCCGAAGAAAAAATTCTCTCTGATTCATTTGATAAAAATAAAGGCAAATTGCCTTGGCCTACAAAAACAGGTTTTATTTCAGAGAAGTTTGGACAACACAAGCATGCCGTACTTAAGCATGTTAATGTTCGAAACGATGGTGTTAATATTACCACCGATACAAAAGCGGAGTGTCGCTCTATTTTTAAAGGCGAAGTCACTCATATTCTATCGATGCCAGGACTAAACAATGTGATAATTATTCGCCATGGTGAGTTTTTCTCAGTCTATTCAAATCTCTCGACGGTAGCAGTTAAAAAAGGAGATACCGTTACTTCCAAAGAAAAAATTGGTGTGGTTTACACCGATCAGGCGCAAAGCCAAACAGTTCTTAAATTCCAACTATGGAAAGGGAGCACAAAATTAGATCCTTCCTTGTGGTTGTATCGTAATTAA